Proteins from a genomic interval of Zingiber officinale cultivar Zhangliang chromosome 1B, Zo_v1.1, whole genome shotgun sequence:
- the LOC121978087 gene encoding aspartic proteinase nepenthesin-1-like: protein MANVLYLFSIMLLLVENPIASSTSGDGFRLTLTRVDSAASASLTLAERIQRAVRRSYSRKRAIEAKLDVVASVSYGGSFEYLVSFGIGSPALPVTAILDTGSDLIWTQCVPSFERIPQPSPFYDSSESSSFSRIPCSNPFCSERISIFSSCASSQGDLCLYLARYGDDTRSRGLLATEKLSFDDGSSIAGVIFGCGFWNNGTLSNSTGIVGMGRGRFSLPAQLNPPRFSYCLTSINSSAASHLFLGTKASLGGGGGSVGSTPFISNPTSPSFYYLSLIGISVGGIRLPIPPSAFQLNADGSNGTIIDSGTFLTLLNQPGYEVLRKELIKQVGLDIDQCIQLKNQSSAPPMPELVFHFDGADMRFQRDKYMFIDEGIFCSAIAGTDGLSILGNYQQQDMHILYDLKANVLSFVPANCDRF from the coding sequence ATGGCTAACGTGCTCTACCTCTTCTCTATCATGCTTCTGTTGGTTGAGAATCCTATTGCCTCTTCCACCTCAGGCGACGGGTTTCGACTCACTCTCACCCGCGTAGACTCGGCCGCCAGCGCTTCACTCACCTTGGCGGAGCGAATCCAACGCGCCGTCCGCCGGAGCTACTCCCGGAAGAGGGCCATCGAGGCCAAGCTCGACGTCGTGGCTTCTGTCAGCTACGGCGGTAGCTTCGAGTACTTGGTCAGCTTTGGCATTGGTTCCCCGGCGCTCCCCGTCACAGCCATCCTCGACACCGGCAGCGACCTCATTTGGACGCAGTGCGTCCCCAGCTTCGAGAGAATCCCGCAGCCGAGTCCCTTCTACGATTCCTCCGAGTCCTCCTCCTTCTCCCGGATCCCCTGCTCCAACCCCTTCTGCAGTGAGCGCATCTCGATCTTCAGTTCTTGCGCTTCCTCCCAAGGCGACCTGTGCCTCTACTTGGCCAGATACGGGGACGACACTCGCAGCAGAGGCTTACTCGCGACGGAGAAGCTCAGTTTTGACGATGGCTCGTCGATCGCCGGTGTCATATTCGGGTGCGGATTTTGGAACAACGGCACGCTTTCGAACTCCACCGGCATAGTCGGCATGGGCCGAGGCCGATTCTCTTTGCCGGCGCAGCTGAATCCTCCCAGATTCTCCTACTGTTTAACCTCGATTAATAGCTCCGCCGCCAGCCATCTCTTCTTGGGTACCAAGGCGAGCCTGGGAGGAGGAGGCGGATCAGTTGGGAGCACGCCGTTTATCTCCAACCCCACAAGCCCCTCCTTTTACTACCTCTCCTTGATCGGAATCTCGGTGGGTGGGATTCGGCTTCCGATTCCACCTAGCGCCTTCCAGCTGAATGCTGACGGCTCCAACGGGACGATCATCGACTCCGGCACCTTCTTGACATTGTTGAACCAGCCTGGGTACGAAGTACTTAGGAAAGAGTTGATCAAGCAGGTGGGGCTGGACATCGATCAGTGCATCCAATTGAAGAATCAGAGCTCAGCTCCCCCAATGCCGGAGCTGGTGTTCCACTTCGACGGCGCCGACATGCGTTTTCAGCGGGATAAGTACATGTTTATAGATGAGGGAATATTTTGCTCGGCGATCGCCGGAACGGACGGTCTATCAATCTTGGGCAACTACCAGCAGCAGGACATGCACATCCTCTACGATCTCAAAGCCAACGTGCTCTCCTTCGTCCCGGCCAACTGCGACCGGTTCTGA